GATAATCCCACTCCAATCATCACACATAACACCAACATAAACAGCAGTAGGCGACCCACGCAGCCCCTCAATAGTCTGCCCAGAAGCACAAAGGCCCTGATACACAACCTCCATGAGGAGTCTCTGCTGGGGATCAATAGCTTCAGCCTCGCCGGGCTGGATattgaagaagttgttgtCAAACCTAGCGGGGTCCTCGTTGAGGAAGTACGAGTGGCGCACGTTTGTGGTGCCGTGGTGCTTGGAGTCGGCGTGGTAGAATGCATCGGCGTTGTAGCGGTTGGAGGGGACTTTGGTAAGCAGGTCGCGGGGGGACTTGAGGAGATCCCAGAGTTTGGAGGGGGAGGAAGAGTCTCCGGGGAAGCGGCATGCGCTGCCGATGACGGCAATTGGCTCGTTGTCAGACATGATTGAAGGAGTTGGAAAGATGGTGGGAGACGATGATAGTCTCTTTGTGCAATGTTGAGATTGATCGAGCAATTGACCAGTTGAGTTTGTGTTTTTACTTGGATAGAGCAAAGTGCTGTTCCTTATATCAAGGACACAGAGACTTACGATGCCGATGCCGGTGTTATTCGGTTCCGCTGCTTGGCCATTAGACACAAACACTGAGCCTCATGATAACGACATATTCCTTGATTGGTGATACACTTGTTCCGAATGAATAGAATTGCTCTGTTGAATGATTCCAACGAATCCTTCTCGGACAATTTCGGTGGCGGAACAGCAGAACAGCATGCGACGTAAGCATGCCATGTTGGCCGGACTTTTTCGGTTTGTTTGAGAGGCGACCGAATGCAGACAAATCTGACCAAATTACTGAGAAATCCATTCACAGAGTCGATCAAGTATACAGAGTCTCGAGAGCCCGGCCTTGTTCCACATCACATCCGTAGTGGTCTTGACCTCCATCCTCGACACCTGTCATTACCACCGCACAGTTCTTTTCCTCAATCCGCTTTCTCTTGACTCAAAATGTCTGACAAGACTGTATCTCATCTTAATATCGAGACATCGATATCCCCAGAAACAATTCCTGCTTCACCCTACATCCCCGGCTCAGGCAATGTCTTCCCCAAGTTCGTTGATGCAATCTCACAAACGGGCTGGGAGCTCTGGTACTTTGACGGTGTTTCCAAAGATGACCAGTCAGCTATTTCGATTGGCATCAACAGAAGTGCTGAGGGTCTGAAGCACGGAGGCTTCAAAGTTCAGATCTTTACGATCTGGCCTGATGGACATACCTGGCACCGTGATCTGTACTTCCCAGAGTCTATCGTCACTTCTAAAGATGGACATATCACCGGTCTTTGGAAGGATGTAGATAGCGGAGGCAAAGTCTCATTCTCTGTGACTGGAGACTGCTCTTTGACTATGTTGGCCTTTACTGTGCctggtgttgttgatggcacCATGCAACTGGAAGCTCTACCTGGAGACTCAGGTCTCGACACCAATCCTGAGCTAGGTCCTTCTGTACACTATGTTCGTCCCATGGGAAGAGCCGCTGTCAAAGCAGAGCTATCTCTCTTCTCTGAAGACAGCGCAACATCCGAGCTATTCGTCCTCGGTCCATCTGCAAACGGCGGCATGGACCGCGTCTGGACACTATACACCTGGCCCCAAATCATGACAGAGTCATACTACCTCCGCGCCCAAGTCGGGCCCTACGCAATGCAAATAATGCGAATTTTCTCTGAACCCGAAACCGGCTGCAAACCATACACAATGGCAAGACTCTACCGCGACGACAAGCTCGTCTGCGCAGCAAATCAAGTTCTTACCTACGAAGAGCAGGATTTCTCCCAAGactctttgatcttgagtaAGCGAAACGACGCGACTTCTGATGATGTAGTCACAGGTGCGTATCGCGACAGGAACATTGGGTATATAGTTGAGTTCGTTGCGAAGGGAACGGGTGGGCAACGATGGATGTTTCAGGTTGATCATGAGCATATTTTCTGGAATTATCCTACCAGCGCGCCTGGGCCTGAAGGGACCGGTAACACGGGATTTGTTGAGTCGGTTATTGGGGGTGCGGATGAGGAGGCGTACTTTGGGATTGGAACCGGAGGTCAGTGTCAATTGAGCTAGAGATTTAAGTTGGGCTATTTTTAGTGGGAATGTCAGGGTTAGATGCACTGTGGATCACTTTAGCCGCTGTGATTTGCCAAGGACTTGGCTGGACGTAGGGGAGTCATTTACCCGTGCTTAAGTGACTTGGATGAGACCTTGGCGGGACCAAAGCAGTGGGGAGCAGTGGACAGTTCAGGGTATGGCAAAATTATGATATTCAGTATTGCACTGACGCGTTGTAAAAATACATGTCTTCCCTCTCTTTCACCTTTTCAGTATTTTCACGATGTTCAATGAATGGTTTTGTTCATTTTCACAGTGATTAAATTTCCTCATCTTAATCTATGGTAAAGTGACCTTGTTCCGTGGTGAGAGTCTCGTTTCTATCTAGCTGTTCGTTGATCATCAATCCGTACATGTCCGAGCAAACAATTATCCAACCTCAATTCCAACAGGTGATACGATCGTGGCGATTGAACACCTTGAAAAATCATATCATTTAATTCTCTTATCAAGAAACCAAAATTCCGACTTTGTTAAATTTGTTCTCGGACTTTTTCGGTATGCGACGATAATGCGGCGCCTGCCGAACCGTTTCGGGGCCCAACTTGCGAGATTGGTGCAGTCGCGGAATATGACAAATACATGTCTTTTGATGTCCTCATCATGTCGAATCAAGAAAATCTCACTGAAAACCAACTTTGCACTTAATCATTTTCTCTTGTTACCCCGTCAACATGGTTCAACGTCTCCAAACAGCCCTGGTTGGCACTCCAGAGGGAGGCATTCGCCTCTCCAAGACAGAGCCAGTCCCCGATATCACTGGTGATTCAGTCCTGATTAAAACAAAAGCTGTGTCAGTAAATCCCGTCGACACAAAGATGATCGGGCCCTACGTCACGCCCGGCGCAGTCGCAGGCTTTGACTTTGCAGGTGTCGTAGAACAGGTTGGACCTGAAGCGACCAAGTGCGATATCCATGTTGGAGATCGTGTTTGTACTGCTATCATGGGGATGAATCCTCTTGACCCTCATGTTGGTGCTTTTTCTGAGTACACAGCTGCTGTGGAGTGGATTCTGTTGAAGATCCCGCCTCATCTTAGCTTCGAGGAGGGTGCTTCTCTGGGCATCAGCTTCATGACCACTGGCCTAGCCTTGTTCAAGAGTCTAGGTCTGCCTGGCAACCCCCTTGAACCAACCACTGAGCCAATACCAGTCTTGGTGTACGGCGGTTCGTCAGCCACTGGAACCGCAGCTGTTCAGCTCGTCAAACTTGCAGGCTTTGAGCCCATCGCAACATGTTCGCCCCGCAACTTTGACCTCGTCAAGTCATACGGCGCCAGCGCTGTTTTTGACTACCAAGACCCCAACTGCACCTCTGATATCAGAAAGTacaccaagaacaagatcaagtATGCTCTGGACTGCATCTCTACGACGTCAAGCATGCAGTTCTGCTACCAAGCCATCGGTCGCGCTGGCGGTAAATACACTGCTCTGGAGCCATATTCAGAAGCTGTGGCCAGAACGCGCAAGGTTGTCAAACCAGACTGGATCATGGGGCCGCAGATGCTGGGAAAGGAGATTCGTTGGCCGGAGCCTCATTGGAGACCTGCTAATGCTGAGATGGGAGACTTTGGTGTTTATTGGACGGCTGTTCTACGGAAACTTCTTGATAAGGGGCTGATTAGACCTCATCCTATTGTTTTCAAGCAAGGTGGTCTCCCAGAGGTCCTTGGTGGTATTGAAGATAtcagagagaagaggatatcTGGAAAGAAACTTGTATTCCAAATTGAGACTTGAATTACACAATATAGCTCTAGTTTTAACTTGACActtctctctcatctcgcACCGCCATGCTCATATCCTCTTTCCCAACGCCATTAGCACTCGACTGCCAAGTCATGAAAATACCCAGCTCCACGGACGTTAAGCTTTTCTGAAACACAAGTGTCCTCTCTACACATGACACAGCGGTGATTAGCGCGTCGGAGTTACAATCGGGCTTTTTCGGTGATTTTGTAGGGTTGTATGTCAGACTTAGCATCGGAGGCCGAAAGTCCACGGGGATTGGAGGGCGTTCTTGGCAGCGGCAACATCCGTCTTGGTGACGAAAGCCTAACCGTCATCAATTCTCCGAAAGTGAGAAGTGGCTGCGGGTGGTGAGAGACTAACGATGTGAGTGAGCCGGCAGTTACGGTAAGCCGCTGGTGTCCTTCAGCCTTAGGACGTCTACTCTGGACAAGGCTGGGATCCCATGTAGACGGAGAATGATAGAGGAAGTTTCATGATTAGACGAATCATACAGCTTTCCTGTTAATGAGTCGTTTCCTATATGATCGTCTCCAGGTCAGAATTACGCCTTCAGCATTCAGTAGATACAACCAGGTTGAGGTCGCTTCAAGGAAGGGCACAGACTTAGTAAATGATGACTTGTATTACGATTGAAAAGAAGATTCTTGGTTTAAATGAGTATATGGAAAGGCTACAAATCCAACTTGGGTAATTCTTAACGTGCCAGGGGACGAAACCCTCAGATTGCTCCTTGTGGAAATTTTACATTGCATCTATACTTGGTATCGCCGGATCTTGAGATGTGTCGCCTTTCTGAGTAGTAGCTAAGATTAGCTCTGTGAGTTCCTTATCCAGCGACGGAAGTGAGATAGATAAATGTAACTAAAGATCATGAATACATAGACCGGTAATTGACCAGCGTGTGAGTTTCATGCTGGATATGGATAAGATTCTGGTTTACGAGAGTTTGTAGATTGGAAGTAGGAAGTGATGGAAGGATGATATAATGCCTTGACTGCAAAGTTAAGGTGAGAGCGCGGCATTGCACCAACTCCCAAGTCATGACCCATAATCAAATATTTACTGAATAGTGCCTCGCGAAAACTTCTGAATTTAGACTCTTTAATATGCAACCTAGATGTCTACTCTATGAAAGCCCTTCTACCTTTAGTATATTCTCTGGCGTCCAGTCCTATACTATTAAAGATTCATCTTTTCTCTGATCAACGCCTTAAGCGATCTAACCTTCATTGACAACTCTCTCATTTCCTCACACTCCTCAGTATCAGCCCTAATCGTATTTGACCTGACAACAAAATGCACCATGTAATCAGTCCAAAGCGACGTCCTCCCCAGCTCAGCGCTAAAGTCCACCCCCTCAATATCACATGTCCTCTGCCTAACAGCGCTAAGGGACCGCGGAAGACCAACGACATCTTCCACGGACTGGAACGCATCGAGAAGAACCTGAACGGCCGTGCAAATCTTGGTGCACGTTTCGTCCGCGGAGGGCAGTTCTCCGAGCTGCAAGCCCCACCTATGAGAGGCCAGCGCCGCCTGGGAAGGGTACGGAGACGGAGTTTCAGGGAGATGAGAGAGGTGGTTCTGAAAATGGGCAAATACAAGGCTGTACAGCTTGATGAGGGATGTGTAGCAGCTCAGAACGAGTAGCATCGTCGGCATGTCGACCGAAGCGGTCATGGAGGAGCTCGTGGTTGGATCTTGGGTCATTTTGATAGATGATAGTACCTCGGCATAATCAAGCATCTCTGCCGAAGGGGTTGGAGAACTTCCGTTTCCTGACGAATGGCCGTCGGAGGAGATGTTACTTTTGCCCCAGATCCAACTGAGTATGGAGCAGAAATCTTGAGATAGGCTCAATACGCGGCCAATTGGATAGTTTTGCAGCTGTTTTGTGTCAGGAACATTAGACCACGGAGACTCTTCGAGAGACTTTGAGGTCTCGTGGATCTTTGTCACAAGATTTGACAGCTGCACAATGGCATGTGGCGGAGTGTGCTCCGAAGACTCCGATATGTCCATCAAGTGCCCAGCCTCGGTCACAGGTGGTGCAATGTGATCAAAAGCAGCCGGGTACTGCGCATGATAAGTGTTTGTCGGCATAGCAGACGGCGCAAGGTCCAACATATTTAACCCTTGGCTCATCCCCAAATCCGCCCAGAAATCCCCATCACTCAGACTTGAGCCGTCACCAGCCGTGTTGATATCAATAGGCAGCGGCTCCTCTGTCTCCTGACATGCAAGCTCGTCGATCCACGGAGTCCAAGCCCCAGGTGAACCTGGGTTCATCCCAGCAAACGACGATGAGCAGACAGGCGGTGAACTCTTCTGCGGAGGCTCAAGTTCAGGTTTGGGCTTCTCGGGCTTGCTCTTATTATTGGAGCTCGCTTTGATTGGCGCGCGGACCAAAGACACATGTCACTTGTGCCCTGATGCATCTCGTGCATTTATGGGGCCCCGAGCGTGAGTTTTCTGGAGAAACAGTGCATTTGAGCTTGTGCGAGCGACATCGGTCGCAGCTGGACCGGATGGATTGGCTGTTCCGCGTTGACATTGTGTTATGATATGTTATATGCTTAACCAGAGTGTCGGTAACCGTGGGGAGAATGTTTCTGTGCTGTCAAACTTAAAACTTGGCTTTGACTCAAACGTTGCACGAACCCAACATGGGCATTGACAAAAAGGAGAATCGTTGCAGTGAAAACGTCACTGGTACCAATCAGGTCATAACGGTGTGTAACAGCAGCAGCTTTTTGTGGCCTGGCCATCAGGTATATGGGAACTCCCTATATAATTGTTCCAGAGGAGACAAAACCAGCATAGGACTTTTGCCTCTAATGTCTCAATTAATCCTTGCTCCTTGTGCTGAGAAGCTGCTTCGCAGCTTGACGATTTTCcctcttgagaaggatgcgAGGCAAGGTTTATGCATGCAGTCATGTTGGCAAAGAAAAAGGTGGTCAGCATTCTAAAGACCTCAGACCACTCTCTGACGGCAGAGCGAGGATGGCAATCCTTGGGGGAAAGGGTGCGTTAACCGAGCGCTAGAAATTTATGTATACTACATGCTTAATTTCTGTTGCGACATAAGCCTTGGATGGAAAGCTGACAGGTTACAGTTGTTGGGCTGACATATCAGAATACATAATTGCCGCCGAGTGTTTATGTAAAGATACAACCTTGGGCTGATATCATATTTACGATGAAGGATCAAACAATATGTACGTTGGTTTGTCTAATCTTTCAGCTCGTCTATTCGTAGCTGTTACTCAGACCTCTTTTGCGAAGGTTAAAATATGCTTTTGAGTTATATCCTGGTAATGATCCACCTGTCAGTACACCATCAGTTAACATGTCACGACCAATCAATCCAAAATGTGCCGTTTAAGATCATCTCTGATTCAAGGCGAAGGATGCCCTCGATTAATGTGTCTTGACACAAATTACCGCTTAAACCCCCCTCCATAACCTTGTCTTACGGAAGCAAAGTGCTCTGCCCCGATCCAATGGGGTAATCCCCATGGGTAACACGGTACTGCCGAAGTTGCATAGCATCTGAGATGGCGCTATGTGCCTTTTCATCGGCGGCGTGTGAGCTCAGTATTATCCCGCAAATGCACGCCAAGAAGCTTACGGCAGCCCGCACTCTCTGTCGTCGAGGTTGTAGTGCCAAGACGGCCAGTGACACGACGCGTACCCCTGTGGCATTCATGGGCTTAGGTCTTACGGGTACCTAGATCTGCCGCCGCTAATGGCAACTTGGTTTAGTCTTTCACAAGCAAAAGCCGGAGCCTTCTGTTCTCGAAATCTTCTCCCAGTAGAACCAGAAACTTGACTCGGACACATGAATCACTTCGGCTCCGGAATCTCCTGTTTGTCGCTTACAAGAACTGCGCCGCAGATAAGAAGATCAATTTTGATAGGCCCCTGTCCATCCATCAAGGGCTGTGCTCTACATTTCATCACCTGCAGGCGGGCCCCTCTTCATTTTTCGTGAGATGTACTTCGGCAAATAGCTCATCACATCATGAACCTGTCTGTTAATATCCCCGCTTACTCTATAACATTAATCCTTGGTTCATCACTTCCGTACTCGGTGAATAATGCGTGGGGTGACAGGACGCTTTTCCGCTGACAGCCCAGCACCTTTTCGTCATCGTCCGTTTCGGGACGGCCCGCATTCACGAGTTTCAGTGCTGAGCCAGAGGGGAAATACAGGGGTCGAATTCGCTATTAATTTTCGTATACGAACCAGGCGTCTCCAAGCTCCCACGGTAACTGTTTCTGTCGTAATGATTGGTCTCAAAAACTTGGCAATTGCTCAACAAATGGCGGAATATTGCATGTTTATCACGGAATTAACCGCTCCCACCCTTTGTAGCCAAATTAATCCTCTCAGTCTAGATTCTCATTATCCACTTCCCCTCCCAATGCATGTCATTGCAGGTTCCATGGCCATGTCAAAGACCCCATTGTATCCACCGTCTCTACAGCTCTAATTATTAAACCCTGAAAGTACATGGGACCCTCAAGGTTGACTTACCATCCATTGCTTGCCACTCATTACTCGGGGTAGCCATCGGCGCAGCCAGTAAATCATCCGCAAACGTGGCCCAGTTCGGCATCATCGTGCCATCAAGCACTGGAAACTGTGAGCCGAGACCGGCTGGAATCTCTATCACCCCACCTGTCAGCTTGAACAATGCACTgcctttcttcctctttaGTGAGTACCTGGTCAACGTACCTGATTGATAATCGTTGATGCTGGATGATGCATACCCCGAAGGAACACCGAATGACATGCTCGAGTCAAACCCTGAATCTGTACTTGAAGTATTGCTGACTCCAAGAACTACAGTCAATGCTTTCACAACCTTTCTCGCCTCTTTCGATGAATTACTCGACTGCAACCAAATGTCGTAAGATTTTCTGAGGGATACCAGAATGGTTTCATCCATAGGCGCTGACTCAGAAACCTGCATGCCCTCGCGTTTCGTGTTCTGCAGATAGAAACACAAGATGCTCGTAGCTAGCAAAAAGTCATGGTTGA
This genomic stretch from Fusarium oxysporum f. sp. lycopersici 4287 chromosome 5, whole genome shotgun sequence harbors:
- a CDS encoding hypothetical protein (At least one base has a quality score < 10), with translation MNPGSPGAWTPWIDELACQETEEPLPIDINTAGDGSSLSDGDFWADLGMSQGLNMLDLAPSAMPTNTYHAQYPAAFDHIAPPVTEAGHLMDISESSEHTPPHAIVQLSNLVTKIHETSKSLEESPWSNVPDTKQLQNYPIGRVLSLSQDFCSILSWIWGKSNISSDGHSSGNGSSPTPSAEMLDYAEVLSSIKMTQDPTTSSSMTASVDMPTMLLVLSCYTSLIKLYSLVFAHFQNHLSHLPETPSPYPSQAALASHRWGLQLGELPSADETCTKICTAVQVLLDAFQSVEDVVGLPRSLSAVRQRTCDIEGVDFSAELGRTSLWTDYMVHFVVRSNTIRADTEECEEMRELSMKVRSLKALIREKMNL
- a CDS encoding hypothetical protein (At least one base has a quality score < 10) translates to MGIDKKENRCSENVTGTNQVITVCNSSSFLWPGHQVYGNSLYNCSRGDKTSIGLLPLMSQLILAPCAEKLLRSLTIFPLEKDARQGLCMQSCWQRKRWSAF